The DNA sequence TAGTAGCCCGCCGGCCGGATCAGTTCCGCCAAGCGACCCGTTTCAATCGCCTCTATCCCCTCCATGGTCAGGACATTGGCCCCCTTCAGGGCGCTGATGGCTTTCTCCACGTTGGTCCAGGCGGTGTTCTGGGTCAGGATCGCCCCGATGCAGACCTCGAAGGGGGTCTCGGCCGGCCACCAGAACCGGGGGCCGAAGTGCTCCAGCAACGGGAGGAAGATCGCCTTGAGCCGTTCCCCGGTGGGGGAGAGGTGTGTCGTGGCCAGGAGGTTCATGCCGCCTCGACCGAGGCGGCAAGCCCCTGGGCCATGGTGGGGTAGCGCAACCTGACGCCCAGCTTCTCCAGCATGCGGGAATTGTCCACCACCCGCGACTCGCTCACGTAGGAGAACATCAGGGGGGACATGGCCTGGCGCGCCTCATCCAGGGTCACCTGGGGCTGGCGGGGCATGCCCAGGGCGTCGGCGGCGGCGTTGAAGTAGCTGGTCATGCTGGCGGGATGGCCGTCGCTTATGTTGAAGATGGCGCCATTCTCCCCCTTCTCGACGGCCGCCAGGCAGACCTGCGCCAGGTCGTCGGCGTGGATGCGGTTGCTGGGGCCGGACTCCTCTTCCCTGAGAAGCGGCTGCCCCTGGCTGATCTGCATCAACGGCAGGCGGCCGGGACCGTAGATGCCGCTGACGCGCAGGATGACCACCGCTGTGCCGTGGGCCGCCCCGAACTCCCGGAAGGTCGCTTCGGCATCGAGGCGGCGCTTGCCCATGGCCGATGCC is a window from the Oryzomonas sagensis genome containing:
- a CDS encoding SDR family oxidoreductase → MKKLFIAGCGYIGRRVARLARDAGYGTTCLVRSAEHGEALERSGFGTLVATLDDPAGIPALEAAAGGVVLYCVPPPGGGLFDTRARHFCAAMTAVSPPPAMIVYLGATSVYSETRGGVVTEDSPVIPASAMGKRRLDAEATFREFGAAHGTAVVILRVSGIYGPGRLPLMQISQGQPLLREEESGPSNRIHADDLAQVCLAAVEKGENGAIFNISDGHPASMTSYFNAAADALGMPRQPQVTLDEARQAMSPLMFSYVSESRVVDNSRMLEKLGVRLRYPTMAQGLAASVEAA